In Candidatus Hydrogenedentota bacterium, the DNA window GAACATTTTGTCGTTGCCGGCGGCTCGAAACGCGGCTGGACCACATGGACCACCGGCGCGGTCGACAAACGCGTCGTCGCCATCGCCCCCGCCGTTATCGACCTGCTCAACCTCGTCCCCTCGTTCCGGCATCACAAGGCCGTCTATGGCGACTGGTCGCCCGCCATCGACGATTATGTCGAGATGCACATCATGGACTGGCTCGACACACCCGAGTTCGCCGCGCTGATGAAAATCGTCGAGCCCTACGAATACCGCGAGCGGTTGACCATGCCTAAGCTCATCATGAACGGGTGCGACGACGAGTTTTTCCTGCCTGACTCATCGCTTTTCTATATCGGCGACCTGAAAGGCCCCACCTATCTGCGCTACGTGCCGAACGTGGGCCACGCGCTGATGCCCAGCGACGCGCCGCTCAGCCTGATCACCTTCCATCAGGCGATCATCGCCGGGGAAGCCCTGCCCGAATACACCTGGAGCTTCCCCGACGCCAATACGACCCGCGCCGAGTCCAGGAACCAACCCGCGAGCGTCAAGCTCTGGCAGGCGACCAATCCAAAAGAGCGCGACTTCCGCACGTACAAGGTCGGCGCCGTCTGGAACGCCACGCCCCTGGCCGAATCCGGGCCCGGCGTCTGGATCGGCCACGTGGATACGCCCGAACAGGGCTGGACCGCCTACATGGTCGAACTCACTTTCAAAGCCGCCAACGGCCTCTCGCACGTGTTCACCACGCCCGTGCGCGTCGTGCCCGATACGACCCCGT includes these proteins:
- a CDS encoding PhoPQ-activated pathogenicity-related family protein, with the translated sequence MQSPTPLDRYVYTPDPHFAYSLVNTVETPAWRSYIIELTSQAWRTTEEVDRPVWTHWLTIVVPPEVACDTALLYIGGGRTGGDPPNTPDPMVVQVARKTKSVAAVLNQVPNQPLRFAGETRSRSEDATIAYTWEKYMRTGDETWPLRLPMTKSAVRAMDAIQEFCAAPERGIPIEHFVVAGGSKRGWTTWTTGAVDKRVVAIAPAVIDLLNLVPSFRHHKAVYGDWSPAIDDYVEMHIMDWLDTPEFAALMKIVEPYEYRERLTMPKLIMNGCDDEFFLPDSSLFYIGDLKGPTYLRYVPNVGHALMPSDAPLSLITFHQAIIAGEALPEYTWSFPDANTTRAESRNQPASVKLWQATNPKERDFRTYKVGAVWNATPLAESGPGVWIGHVDTPEQGWTAYMVELTFKAANGLSHVFTTPVRVVPDTTPFAYEPPTTPPKGYLTSAPQP